One Archangium lipolyticum DNA segment encodes these proteins:
- a CDS encoding CheR family methyltransferase: MALSDLQCRRLDEKLAARPGGHSAQYLLFLKSPAGAGELAELIDAITVQKTDLFRDESQLLALRTHVLEPLVASKRRPLRIWSAGCATGEEVATLLVMLAEMGADAGSTVLGTDISETAIARARELCFTSEQLQRVHPMVRDRWFVPVGAGRFTLVAHLKDRASFACHNLMDSPYPAAAEGQGFDLIACRNVLIYFTPESFDRVVGLLAERLAPEGLLMLSATEPLLRTPPGLRTVRCEQAFFYARALEPAPLVPRTPSGSGLPAVGARPSPEVGPPPAATMDRPSEARSSGRFPAIGAERPPVPAVAASAHSEAEALFAQVLEWAAEASEVSPQTADTLRRCLTLDPDLASARYLLGMVLEQRGALAEAAAEFRKALRSLEEGRARATPFYLNNARLQVACARAIERLERAGSTPPR; encoded by the coding sequence ATGGCCCTGAGTGACCTGCAGTGCCGCCGGCTCGACGAGAAGCTGGCGGCGCGGCCGGGGGGGCATAGCGCGCAGTACCTGCTGTTCCTGAAGTCTCCCGCGGGCGCCGGGGAGCTGGCCGAGCTCATCGACGCCATCACGGTCCAGAAGACGGATCTCTTCCGGGACGAGTCCCAGCTCCTGGCGCTGCGCACGCACGTGCTGGAGCCGCTGGTGGCGAGCAAGCGCCGGCCGCTGCGCATCTGGAGCGCCGGCTGTGCCACGGGAGAGGAGGTGGCCACGCTGCTGGTGATGCTCGCGGAGATGGGGGCGGACGCGGGCAGCACGGTGCTGGGCACGGACATCTCGGAGACGGCGATCGCCCGGGCGCGGGAGCTGTGCTTCACCTCGGAGCAGCTCCAGCGGGTGCACCCCATGGTGAGGGACCGGTGGTTCGTCCCGGTGGGGGCGGGCCGCTTCACGCTGGTGGCCCACCTGAAGGATCGGGCCAGCTTCGCCTGCCACAACCTGATGGACTCGCCGTACCCGGCGGCGGCGGAGGGGCAGGGGTTCGATCTCATCGCCTGCCGCAACGTCCTCATCTACTTCACCCCCGAGTCCTTCGACCGGGTGGTGGGATTGCTGGCCGAGCGGCTCGCGCCCGAGGGGCTGTTGATGCTCTCCGCCACCGAGCCGCTGCTGCGCACGCCGCCGGGCCTGCGCACCGTGCGCTGCGAGCAGGCCTTCTTCTATGCCCGAGCGTTGGAGCCCGCGCCCCTGGTCCCGAGGACGCCGAGCGGCAGTGGCCTGCCAGCGGTGGGCGCACGGCCGTCACCAGAGGTGGGCCCCCCTCCGGCGGCCACCATGGACAGGCCCTCGGAGGCACGAAGCTCGGGACGCTTTCCGGCCATTGGCGCCGAGAGACCCCCGGTGCCAGCGGTGGCGGCCAGTGCGCACTCGGAAGCGGAGGCCCTCTTCGCCCAGGTGCTGGAGTGGGCGGCGGAGGCGAGCGAGGTGAGCCCCCAGACGGCGGACACGCTGCGGCGCTGCCTCACGTTGGATCCGGACCTTGCCTCGGCGCGCTACCTGCTGGGGATGGTGCTGGAGCAGCGGGGGGCGCTGGCCGAGGCCGCCGCGGAGTTCCGCAAGGCCCTGCGCTCGCTGGAGGAGGGGAGGGCCCGCGCCACGCCCTTCTACCTCAACAACGCCCGGCTCCAGGTGGCCTGCGCGCGGGCCATCGAGCGGCTGGAGCGCGCCGGTTCCACCCCGCCGCGCTGA
- a CDS encoding hybrid sensor histidine kinase/response regulator — translation MELESGANLEAGRTVLRELHGLKGEARMMGFDDINAVVHEMEELVRSTERAEHALSAGSIDALLHAADAVLALAGAAPEPQQEPPAVDKLVRWLRECIRTEGAGTGGEPSTPPGPAQATPPARKETRDTSRDARDPQRDDRDEVTPAWGSAPLSVLTPSLVSRQPSPPPLPSPVAAPRSPMVGRTVAVEPPRPPASATVAATINRMPPAAAEMPPRTASVPGLRSGDRADGSVRIGVASLDLLTSAVTNLTQVSRRRELATARRLELARELSLLARAAEDLGPAAGRLAERLGKAKELAATLHREAKLLANEELRDLGYVSDEVQRLRMLPLSVLFEPYPRMVRDLARELGKEVELVVDGEETRADRAVVEALRDPVLHLVRNALDHGLESRVDRVASGKHPRGRLTLSAARDGNRLVLRVDDDGVGLEPALLRRAAVRKGFLDESSAAALSDQGARELIFLSGFTSREVATDISGRGVGLDAVRSSLRALGGDVLVESTPGRGTRFELRVPVSLTVAPLLFVKVAEETLCLSAVHVSRAMKVEASQIREVAGRAVLEVDEQPMPFASLGALLGLGPDQGAGEGALVLVVRSQGAVAALAVDRVLEESLQAILPLKGLLARFPHLTGATTLADGRLAMVLSAAHLIVSAQGAAGHRVQRAATPRPPPPPRRRILVVDDSPLTRELIASLLEAVGYDVVMATDGMEALDVLGGTKVDLVCTDLEMPRVDGLELTRRLKEHPTHRVLPVVILTTRGGEDDRQRGLSAGADGYITKGDLVRQDLVDVVGRLLG, via the coding sequence ATGGAGCTGGAGTCCGGCGCCAACCTGGAGGCCGGGCGCACCGTGCTGCGCGAGCTGCACGGCCTCAAGGGCGAGGCCCGGATGATGGGCTTCGACGACATCAACGCCGTCGTCCACGAGATGGAGGAGCTGGTGCGCTCCACGGAGCGCGCCGAGCATGCGTTGTCCGCCGGCTCCATCGACGCGCTCCTCCATGCCGCGGATGCGGTGCTGGCGCTGGCCGGAGCGGCGCCCGAGCCGCAGCAGGAACCGCCCGCGGTGGACAAGCTGGTGCGCTGGTTGCGCGAGTGCATCCGGACGGAGGGGGCCGGCACGGGAGGGGAGCCGTCCACGCCGCCCGGTCCGGCGCAGGCCACCCCGCCCGCGCGCAAGGAGACCCGGGACACCTCCCGGGACGCCAGGGACCCCCAGCGGGATGACCGGGACGAGGTCACCCCCGCGTGGGGCTCGGCACCGCTGAGCGTCCTGACCCCGTCGCTGGTGTCCCGGCAGCCATCGCCGCCGCCCCTGCCGTCTCCCGTCGCGGCGCCCCGCTCGCCCATGGTGGGACGGACGGTGGCGGTGGAGCCTCCGCGCCCGCCGGCCTCGGCGACGGTCGCGGCCACCATCAACCGGATGCCCCCGGCCGCGGCCGAGATGCCGCCCCGGACGGCGTCCGTCCCGGGGCTTCGCTCGGGAGATCGCGCGGATGGCTCGGTGCGCATCGGCGTGGCGAGCCTGGACCTGCTGACGAGCGCGGTGACCAACCTCACGCAGGTGTCGCGCCGGCGCGAGCTGGCCACGGCCCGGCGCCTGGAGCTCGCGCGGGAGCTGAGCCTGCTGGCGCGCGCCGCGGAGGACCTGGGACCGGCGGCCGGCCGGCTGGCGGAGCGGCTCGGCAAGGCGAAGGAGCTGGCCGCCACCCTCCACCGCGAGGCGAAGCTGCTGGCCAACGAGGAGCTGCGCGACCTGGGCTACGTGTCCGACGAGGTGCAGCGCCTGCGCATGCTGCCGCTCTCTGTGCTCTTCGAGCCCTACCCGCGCATGGTGCGGGATCTGGCGCGCGAGCTGGGCAAGGAAGTGGAGCTGGTGGTGGACGGCGAGGAAACGCGCGCCGACCGGGCGGTGGTGGAGGCGCTGAGGGATCCGGTGCTGCACCTGGTGCGCAACGCGCTGGACCACGGGCTGGAGTCGCGCGTGGACCGGGTGGCCTCGGGCAAGCACCCGCGCGGGCGGCTGACGTTGAGCGCCGCGCGTGACGGCAACCGGCTGGTGCTCCGGGTGGATGACGACGGGGTGGGGCTGGAGCCCGCGCTGCTGCGCCGGGCGGCGGTGCGCAAGGGCTTCCTGGACGAGTCCTCGGCGGCGGCGCTGTCGGATCAGGGCGCGCGCGAGCTCATCTTCCTCTCCGGCTTCACCTCGCGCGAGGTGGCCACGGACATCTCCGGGCGCGGCGTGGGGCTGGACGCGGTGCGCAGCTCCCTGCGGGCCCTCGGTGGCGACGTGCTGGTGGAGTCCACCCCGGGCCGGGGCACGCGCTTCGAGCTGCGGGTGCCGGTGTCCCTCACGGTGGCCCCGCTGCTCTTCGTGAAGGTGGCCGAGGAGACGCTCTGCCTGAGCGCCGTGCACGTCTCGCGGGCCATGAAGGTCGAGGCCTCGCAGATCCGCGAGGTGGCCGGGCGGGCCGTGCTGGAGGTGGATGAGCAGCCCATGCCCTTCGCCTCCCTGGGCGCCCTGCTCGGGCTGGGTCCGGACCAGGGAGCGGGCGAAGGGGCCCTGGTGCTGGTGGTGCGCAGCCAGGGGGCCGTGGCCGCGCTGGCGGTGGACCGGGTGTTGGAAGAGAGCCTCCAGGCCATCCTGCCGCTGAAGGGGTTGCTGGCGCGCTTTCCGCACCTCACCGGCGCCACCACGCTGGCGGACGGCCGGCTCGCCATGGTGCTGTCGGCGGCCCATCTGATCGTCAGCGCCCAGGGGGCCGCGGGCCACCGCGTCCAGCGCGCCGCGACTCCCCGTCCTCCGCCTCCCCCTCGCCGCCGCATCCTGGTGGTGGATGACTCCCCCCTCACCCGGGAGCTCATCGCCTCGTTGCTGGAGGCCGTGGGGTACGACGTCGTCATGGCCACCGATGGCATGGAGGCCCTGGACGTGCTGGGAGGCACGAAGGTCGATCTGGTCTGTACCGATCTGGAAATGCCCCGGGTAGACGGGTTGGAGCTGACCCGCCGGCTCAAGGAGCACCCGACGCACCGGGTCCTCCCGGTGGTCATCCTCACCACCCGTGGAGGAGAGGATGACCGGCAGCGTGGGTTGTCGGCCGGAGCGGACGGCTACATCACCAAGGGTGACCTGGTGCGTCAGGATCTGGTGGACGTGGTGGGCCGGCTCCTGGGCTGA
- the cheB gene encoding chemotaxis-specific protein-glutamate methyltransferase CheB has protein sequence MGKKVSVLVVDDSHICRQLICEALSRDSDLEVVGTANNGKEALDAARELRPQVITMDVEMPVMDGLTAVEHIMAEVPTPILMLTADPRQQAPELTCRALELGALALQIKPAIDAGTDAWNLSREVKLLSSVRVIRHIHSKRRPPLPGAGTVGTTPTPVMGMPYGVLAVASSTGGPQVLFRMLSELPADFPTPIVIVQHINAAFSESLAGWLANSSKLKVRLAQDGEQLLPGNVLIAPPGQHLVIPFRGRVALKPGVERDGHMPSGTVLLESAAKAYGRRTMGLILTGMGEDGADGMVAIKQAGGVTVAQNEESCVVFGMPGAAVARKVVDHVIHGDDIAGALVRLARGESLAVGR, from the coding sequence ATGGGCAAGAAAGTGTCGGTGCTGGTCGTCGACGACTCGCACATCTGCCGACAGCTGATCTGTGAAGCACTGAGCAGGGATTCAGATCTGGAGGTCGTCGGGACCGCGAACAACGGCAAGGAGGCCCTCGACGCCGCCCGCGAGCTACGCCCGCAGGTCATCACCATGGACGTGGAGATGCCGGTGATGGACGGGCTCACGGCCGTGGAGCACATCATGGCGGAGGTGCCCACGCCCATCCTGATGCTGACGGCGGATCCGCGGCAGCAGGCACCGGAGCTGACGTGCCGGGCGTTGGAGCTGGGCGCGCTGGCGCTGCAGATCAAACCCGCCATCGACGCGGGGACGGATGCGTGGAACCTGTCGCGCGAGGTGAAGCTGCTGTCCTCGGTGCGGGTCATCCGGCACATCCACAGCAAGCGGCGGCCGCCGCTGCCGGGCGCTGGCACCGTGGGGACGACGCCGACCCCGGTGATGGGGATGCCGTACGGGGTGCTGGCGGTGGCCAGCTCCACGGGAGGCCCGCAGGTCCTCTTCCGGATGTTGTCCGAGCTGCCGGCGGACTTCCCCACGCCCATCGTCATCGTGCAGCACATCAACGCGGCCTTCTCCGAGTCGCTGGCGGGCTGGCTGGCCAACTCGTCGAAGCTGAAGGTGCGGCTGGCGCAGGACGGCGAGCAACTGCTGCCGGGCAACGTGCTGATCGCCCCGCCGGGGCAGCACCTGGTGATTCCCTTCCGGGGACGGGTGGCGCTCAAGCCGGGCGTGGAGCGGGATGGGCACATGCCCTCGGGGACGGTGCTGCTGGAGAGCGCGGCCAAGGCGTACGGGCGGCGCACGATGGGGCTCATCCTCACCGGCATGGGCGAGGACGGCGCGGACGGCATGGTGGCCATCAAGCAGGCCGGAGGCGTGACGGTGGCCCAGAACGAGGAGTCCTGCGTGGTGTTCGGAATGCCGGGAGCGGCGGTGGCGCGCAAGGTGGTGGATCACGTCATCCACGGCGACGACATCGCGGGCGCGCTGGTGCGGCTGGCCCGGGGTGAGTCCCTCGCCGTCGGGCGCTGA